Proteins from one Candidatus Neomarinimicrobiota bacterium genomic window:
- the murA gene encoding UDP-N-acetylglucosamine 1-carboxyvinyltransferase yields MDKLVAHGGNILTGHIPVSGAKNAVLPIMTAAILAPGKYTIRNVPNLRDTRTMSKLIEIIGGTVKLDSGTMELDTSGVNNPEAPYDLVKTMRASFYVLGPLLARFGEARVSLPGGCAWGPRPVDLHLRGMEALGANIELDSGYIIARGDQLTGAEFTMDISSVGATGNTMMAAVLADGVTTIENAAREPEIAALGRFLNEMGADISGIGTDVLEVRGVNDLHPTDFTVIPDRIEAGTYLVAGAMIGENLEISPVVPKHMKAIIEKVRNAGAIVKISDEKITVTRADKIQGIDITTAIFPGYPTDMQAQWMAFMATADGSAVITEEIYQDRFTHVAELNRLGANISLEGNVAVVKGVNSLKGAPVMSTDIRASASLILAALVAEGRSDIQRIYHIDRGYEQIEKKLQGIGADIVRESA; encoded by the coding sequence TTGGATAAATTAGTTGCACACGGCGGTAATATTTTGACCGGGCATATTCCGGTTAGCGGTGCCAAAAATGCGGTTTTGCCCATTATGACGGCGGCGATATTGGCTCCCGGAAAATACACGATACGGAACGTCCCGAATCTCCGGGATACGCGGACCATGTCAAAGTTAATTGAAATTATTGGCGGAACGGTCAAACTGGACTCCGGGACTATGGAATTGGATACCTCGGGAGTGAACAATCCTGAGGCGCCCTACGACCTGGTGAAAACCATGCGGGCCTCCTTTTATGTATTGGGGCCGCTGCTGGCGCGGTTCGGCGAGGCACGGGTTTCGCTTCCGGGAGGATGTGCATGGGGACCACGGCCGGTCGATCTGCATTTGCGAGGCATGGAGGCTCTCGGTGCAAATATTGAGTTGGACAGCGGTTATATTATCGCAAGGGGTGATCAACTGACTGGGGCCGAATTCACCATGGATATCTCCAGTGTCGGTGCCACCGGTAATACTATGATGGCTGCGGTGCTGGCAGACGGCGTAACCACCATCGAAAACGCCGCCAGGGAGCCGGAAATAGCCGCTCTGGGGCGTTTCCTGAATGAAATGGGGGCTGATATATCCGGGATCGGTACGGACGTCCTGGAGGTACGTGGCGTCAATGATCTGCATCCCACGGATTTTACGGTGATTCCGGATCGAATTGAAGCGGGAACCTATCTCGTGGCAGGTGCAATGATTGGCGAGAATCTTGAGATAAGTCCGGTGGTCCCCAAACATATGAAAGCGATCATCGAAAAGGTGCGGAACGCAGGGGCAATCGTCAAAATCAGTGATGAGAAAATCACAGTCACCCGTGCAGATAAAATTCAGGGAATTGATATTACTACCGCAATATTCCCGGGATACCCGACGGATATGCAGGCCCAGTGGATGGCGTTTATGGCGACGGCTGATGGAAGTGCCGTGATCACGGAAGAGATCTATCAGGACCGGTTTACTCACGTGGCTGAACTGAATCGTCTGGGCGCCAACATATCTCTGGAGGGAAATGTTGCTGTCGTCAAAGGTGTAAATTCCCTCAAAGGGGCGCCGGTGATGTCTACGGATATCAGGGCAAGCGCATCGCTTATTCTGGCAGCGCTGGTCGCGGAGGGACGTTCAGACATCCAGCGTATCTATCATATCGATCGCGGCTATGAACAGATCGAAAAGAAACTGCAGGGCATCGGCGCCGATATTGTGCGGGAAAGTGCGTAA